A segment of the Daphnia pulex isolate KAP4 chromosome 10, ASM2113471v1 genome:
ttattattttaaacaagGAATCACTAGATCAGAAAATATTATTGGAAGTTCTCCTCGAATAGATTCCACATTCATAGAGGAATTTGCTGTAAGTTTTGTATTTCATACTTAGGTTCattttaataattgttttggTATTCAAATTGGATACTTCATTTTGGTAAACTATCAGGCCATTGGATGCTCTACCACACATGAAAATGCCCAGGTAATGAACAATGGTCAGTTATATGTATAATACTTATAATTctacattttgtatcaagtttaaaaatttttttatgtatcgAAACAGGTGGTTGAGCAGGCTGAAGTGGTTATTGTTGCTACAAAACCTCCATTGGTCCCAAAGGTTCTCACAGAAATCAATCCGGTATAGGAATATCACTTTGTTAACTTTTGCCTGTATAATACTTACTCAGAAGACAGAAGATGTACCTTAAACCAATATAAAACATGACTTTTACCTTTAACAGGTGGTTAATAGTAACAACCTCATTATATCCATTGCTATGGGCATTCCTCTAATCAATCTAGAACAGGTAATCTAATAAATTCTTAAGTATTTGTTatcttgatttctttataTGTTATGTGGGTACAACACAAAGAACTTTTTTCTATCCATGATTACATATTGTAAGTGTTTTGAGTTGGTGggcattaaaaattttttccttgggTGATTTCTTTAAAGACTAAGATGATTTTTACGATCTGGTTGTTATTGTACTTAAGATAATAACCTTGACGCAAGATGGTCTGTAGATGCTACCAAGAAAAACTAGGGTCATTCGGATAATGCCAAATACGCCGGTatgtttttttagaatttatatatattatttaattatgtgTACAGTATAATCAGAAAAACGTATAGGTTTTGGTTCGTTCTGGGGCAAGCGTGTTTAGCTGTGGAACAGCTACGAGAAGTGGTGACGCTACATTGACCAAGAAATTATTCACAGCCGTAGGTCTCTGTGAAGAAGTTCCGGAAGTGTAAGTTGAGTTTTTCAAAACTATTTGAAACAAGCTATTTCTAAACTTGTATTTAATCGTTTAcggttatttttcatttttaccttcttttttttttctttataggTTAATTGATGCTTGTACTGGCCTATCTGGTTCAGGTCCAGCCTATGTACGTAAAACTTGgtggaattttaaatgataattCTGTTATGCATTTAAAATTACACAATACGATCTTAGAAAAATTtcggtttattttttacttatcGGTAATATATTAGTAATTccttattatttgaaatttctttataCCCTCTAGATGTACATAGCTATGGAAGCTTTGGCTGACGGTggtaattaaaaatgaaatgcttGTTCTAAATTCTAAGggtaacaaataaaaaaatttatttattcaggAGTTAAAATGGGAATTCCAAGAGAACTAGCCTACAAACTGTCCGCTCAAACTCTGGTTGGTGCGGCCAAAATGGTCCTTGAAACTGGTCGTCATCCCGGGGCATTGAAAGATGACGTGTGTAGTCCTGCTGGTAAATCACGtttgttttaaacatttaattaaacatCTAGATCTAACTTATACGAGTCACCAGGCTCCACTATTCAGGctgtttattttcttgaaaaa
Coding sequences within it:
- the LOC124205810 gene encoding pyrroline-5-carboxylate reductase 3-like isoform X1; translated protein: MSIIFIIQLSEMIKEKSLRIGFIGCGKMAQALAKGFIASGITRSENIIGSSPRIDSTFIEEFAAIGCSTTHENAQVVEQAEVVIVATKPPLVPKVLTEINPVVNSNNLIISIAMGIPLINLEQMLPRKTRVIRIMPNTPVLVRSGASVFSCGTATRSGDATLTKKLFTAVGLCEEVPEVLIDACTGLSGSGPAYMYIAMEALADGGVKMGIPRELAYKLSAQTLVGAAKMVLETGRHPGALKDDVCSPAGSTIQAVYFLEKSGFRSSLMEAVEAATLKSKQTGRKE
- the LOC124205810 gene encoding pyrroline-5-carboxylate reductase 2-like isoform X2, whose translation is MSIIFIIQLSEMIKEKSLRIGFIGCGKMAQALAKGFIASGITRSENIIGSSPRIDSTFIEEFAAIGCSTTHENAQVVEQAEVVIVATKPPLVPKVLTEINPVVNSNNLIISIAMGIPLINLEQVLVRSGASVFSCGTATRSGDATLTKKLFTAVGLCEEVPEVLIDACTGLSGSGPAYMYIAMEALADGGVKMGIPRELAYKLSAQTLVGAAKMVLETGRHPGALKDDVCSPAGSTIQAVYFLEKSGFRSSLMEAVEAATLKSKQTGRKE